A single window of Acidimicrobiales bacterium DNA harbors:
- the mraZ gene encoding division/cell wall cluster transcriptional repressor MraZ translates to MFFGSYEHSIDEKGRLVLPSAFRHAFEKGGFVAPYGECLGLWTAEEFAEVARVLDQKVREGTASVEDLRSFTSRAFEVRPDRQFRIVIPQRHRDHAGLTREVTVVGAYRRVEIWDRERWSRRESAMDSAGVERLGL, encoded by the coding sequence GTGTTCTTCGGGAGCTACGAGCATTCGATCGACGAGAAGGGGCGCCTGGTTCTTCCCTCCGCGTTCCGTCACGCGTTCGAGAAGGGCGGCTTCGTGGCGCCCTATGGGGAGTGCCTGGGCCTGTGGACCGCGGAGGAGTTCGCGGAGGTGGCTCGTGTGCTCGACCAGAAGGTTCGCGAGGGCACGGCGAGCGTGGAGGACCTTCGGAGCTTCACGAGCCGTGCCTTCGAGGTGCGCCCCGATCGACAATTCCGGATCGTCATTCCGCAGCGGCATCGGGATCACGCCGGGTTGACGCGAGAGGTGACCGTCGTAGGCGCCTATCGACGGGTGGAGATCTGGGATCGCGAAAGGTGGAGCAGACGAGAGTCCGCCATGGACTCTGCCGGGGTGGAGAGGCTGGGTCTGTGA